Proteins found in one Ignavibacteriota bacterium genomic segment:
- a CDS encoding VOC family protein, translating to MKKVTPFLMFNDQLEAAMAFYTATFPDSEIKAVARTGKDGPVTSAEFVVGGQAFMGYNGGPHFKFSEGFSLFVDCKDQNEVDEYWNTLLGAGATPSACGWITDPFGLTWQIVPRRFMELIADENPKKVQAVMEAMLTMVKLDVAALEQAYNAA from the coding sequence ATGAAGAAAGTAACACCGTTTCTCATGTTCAACGACCAGCTCGAAGCCGCGATGGCATTTTATACAGCAACGTTTCCCGATTCTGAAATCAAGGCCGTGGCGCGCACTGGGAAGGACGGCCCGGTCACGTCCGCCGAGTTTGTCGTCGGCGGCCAGGCCTTTATGGGTTACAACGGGGGGCCGCACTTCAAATTCTCGGAGGGATTCTCGCTCTTTGTGGACTGCAAAGATCAGAACGAGGTGGACGAATACTGGAACACATTGCTCGGCGCCGGCGCAACTCCCTCGGCCTGCGGATGGATCACCGATCCCTTCGGCCTGACCTGGCAAATCGTTCCGCGGCGGTTCATGGAACTCATCGCCGACGAGAATCCGAAAAAGGTGCAGGCCGTCATGGAGGCGATGCTGACCATGGTGAAGCTCGATGTTGCGGCACTGGAGCAGGCCTACAATGCCGCGTAA
- a CDS encoding SDR family oxidoreductase — protein sequence MTTLVVGASGATGRLVVEQLLDRGQTVRAMLRRPESLPDTLRARGGLTLIPGAILDFDLPALTEHVRGCDAIVLCLGHTLTLKGIYGKPRRLVTEAVSRLCNAVVSLRPGRPVRFVLMNTAGNSNRDLDEPRSFAERCVLALLRRALPPHADNEAASDVLRVSVGPDHPSVEWVVLRPDTLVNTEAVTPYTLHTSPTSSALFHPGRTSRINTAHCLAAFTDDDKLWNTWKGGMPVIYGA from the coding sequence ATGACAACTCTCGTGGTGGGTGCCAGCGGCGCAACGGGGCGCCTGGTAGTGGAACAGTTGCTGGACCGCGGACAGACTGTGCGCGCCATGCTGCGCAGGCCCGAATCACTCCCGGACACCCTGCGCGCGCGCGGCGGACTCACACTCATCCCCGGCGCCATCTTGGATTTCGACCTGCCGGCACTCACGGAACATGTGCGCGGCTGCGACGCGATCGTGTTGTGCCTCGGCCACACGCTGACATTAAAGGGCATCTACGGCAAGCCGCGCCGTCTCGTGACAGAGGCCGTATCGCGGCTGTGCAACGCGGTGGTGTCGCTGCGCCCTGGCAGACCCGTACGTTTTGTGCTTATGAACACGGCGGGCAACAGCAATCGTGATCTCGACGAGCCGCGTTCGTTCGCCGAGCGCTGTGTGCTGGCCCTCCTGCGCCGCGCGCTGCCACCACATGCCGACAACGAGGCGGCGTCCGACGTCCTGCGTGTCTCCGTGGGACCGGATCATCCGAGTGTGGAATGGGTGGTGCTGCGTCCCGACACATTGGTGAATACCGAGGCCGTGACACCCTACACACTGCACACATCGCCCACGAGCAGCGCGCTGTTCCATCCCGGCCGCACGAGCCGTATCAACACCGCGCACTGTCTGGCCGCATTCACCGACGACGACAAACTCTGGAACACGTGGAAAGGCGGTATGCCGGTGATCTACGGCGCCTGA